A genomic stretch from Gopherus evgoodei ecotype Sinaloan lineage chromosome 18, rGopEvg1_v1.p, whole genome shotgun sequence includes:
- the LOC115637055 gene encoding group IIE secretory phospholipase A2-like, giving the protein MIKQMTGKYPFLNYNAYGCYCGLGGSKQPLDATDWCCRAHDCCYGKMSAHGCKPKRESYSYSIQSRNIACGGKTFCQKQICECDKAAALCFRRTIDTFNEKYRYYPNIFCKGTTPQC; this is encoded by the exons ATGATTAAGCAGATGACTGGGAAATACCCCTTTCTGAATTACAATGCGTACGGATGCTACTGTGGACTGGGAGGATCCAAACAGCCACTAGATGCGACCGACTG GTGCTGTCGTGCTCACGACTGCTGCTACGGGAAGATGTCAGCACATGGCTGTAAGCCCAAAAGGGAATCCTATTCTTACTCCATCCAGTCGAGAAACATAGCCTGCG GAGGGAAAACCTTCTGCCAGAAGCAGATCTGTGAATGTGACAAGGCTGCGGCGCTGTGTTTCCGAAGGACCATCGATACCTTCAACGAAAAATATCGCTATTACCCAAACATTTTCTGCAAGGGAACCACTCCCCAGTGCTAG